One part of the Pelodiscus sinensis isolate JC-2024 chromosome 16, ASM4963464v1, whole genome shotgun sequence genome encodes these proteins:
- the KDELR2 gene encoding ER lumen protein-retaining receptor 2: MNIFRLTGDLSHLAAIIILLLKIWKTRSCAGISGKSQLLFGLVFTTRYLDLFTSFISLYNTSMKLIYVACSYATVYLIYMKFKATYDGNHDTFRVEFLVVPVGGLSFLVNHDFSPLEILWTFSIYLESVAILPQLFMISKTGEAETITTHYLFFLGLYRALYLINWIWRYYFEGFFDLIAVVAGVVQTILYCDFFYLYVTKVLKGKKLSLPA; encoded by the exons ATGAACATCTTCCGCCTCACCGGGGACCTGTCCCACCTGGCGGCCATCATCATCCTGCTGCTCAAGATCTGGAAGACCCGCTCCTGCGCCG GTATTTCTGGGAAAAGCCAGCTTCTCTTTGGTCTGGTCTTCACTACCCGTTACCTGGATCTCTTCACTTCATTCATTTCATTATATAACACATCTATGAAG CTTATCTACGTTGCTTGCTCATATGCCACTGTCTACCTGATCTACATGAAATTTAAGGCTACCTACGATGGAAACCATGATACATTCCGAGTGGAATTTCTGGTGGTTCCTGTTGGTGGACTCTCATTTCTTGTCAATCATGACTTCTCCCCTCTAGAG ATCTTGTGGACCTTCTCCATTTATCTTGAATCAGTTGCTATCCTCCCTCAGCTTTTTATGATCAGTAAAACGGGGGAAGCTGAGACCATCACTACTCACTATCTTTTCTTCTTGGGTCTGTACCGTGCCTTGTACCTAATAAATTGGATTTGGCGCTACTATTTTGAAGGATTCTTTGACCTCATAGCTGTTGTTGCTGGTGTGGTCCAGACCATTCTTTACTGCGACTTCTTCTACTTGTATGTTACAAAAG TACTAAAAGGAAAGAAGCTCAGTTTGCCAGCGTAA